One genomic window of Methyloceanibacter sp. wino2 includes the following:
- a CDS encoding PAS domain-containing sensor histidine kinase, which translates to MSRESIRGLSAYFRSLVHESARGDALTLARHQTFIASRLLGGALALCVFPIYLVVGGKPSLLSAFAFLWLMSPIAIAIYLSRAGRFAVAHRISAVNFAGLVTYCAWLTGGLASALLPWLVAVPLEAGLSTDRRSVAWAVGAAGTGLVALAMLGAGGIDPTPFTLPIPPAAFAFIGALSAMAYAAGLVVTLQLVHRQSEYAIEASEERYRLLAENVNDMITLHDHRGRVVFASQAARQLLGATAPAVLGDGLFEHVHVGDRPAFLSALNRCRANNEPISVEFRLRRGGSSDNAYYAWVEMRCRPMPQTDGFDQSAVVAITRDISQHKEYEANLLRARGEAEGASRAKSQFLASMSHELRTPLNAIIGFSEILERELFGKLGEKRYRDYARLIHESGEHLLGVVNGILDMSKIEAGKFSIVREPFCVGDLVKSCCDVLRHTAETKGLTLTTQVADGLPELAADKRACKQMLLNVISNAVKFTEKGGWVRVAASVEDGNMVFAVSDNGIGIAEKDLPRLGNPFVQAASSYDRSYEGAGLGLSVVRGLAQLHGGSLDLESTLGQGTTVRIVLPLEVEAEPPANEEHGASVAAA; encoded by the coding sequence TTGAGTCGAGAGAGTATCCGCGGCCTGTCAGCCTATTTCCGGTCGCTTGTCCACGAGTCGGCGCGCGGCGACGCGCTGACCTTGGCGCGGCACCAGACCTTTATTGCCTCGCGGCTCCTGGGCGGCGCCTTGGCGCTATGCGTGTTCCCCATCTATCTGGTTGTCGGGGGCAAGCCCTCTTTGTTGAGCGCCTTCGCCTTTCTCTGGCTGATGTCGCCGATCGCGATTGCGATCTATCTGTCGCGGGCTGGCCGGTTTGCCGTGGCCCATCGGATCTCCGCGGTCAATTTTGCCGGTCTCGTCACCTATTGCGCCTGGTTGACCGGCGGTCTCGCCTCGGCGCTGTTGCCGTGGCTCGTCGCCGTACCGCTCGAGGCGGGTCTCAGCACTGACAGGCGCAGCGTTGCGTGGGCCGTCGGCGCCGCCGGCACGGGACTTGTCGCGCTCGCGATGCTGGGTGCCGGAGGTATCGACCCGACGCCGTTCACCCTGCCGATCCCGCCAGCGGCCTTTGCCTTTATCGGCGCCTTGAGCGCGATGGCCTATGCGGCCGGTCTGGTCGTGACGCTTCAACTCGTTCACCGGCAATCCGAATACGCCATCGAAGCCAGCGAGGAGCGCTATCGTCTGCTCGCCGAGAACGTGAACGACATGATCACGCTGCATGACCACCGCGGACGTGTGGTGTTCGCGTCGCAAGCCGCGCGGCAGCTGCTCGGGGCCACGGCGCCGGCCGTGCTCGGCGACGGCCTCTTCGAACATGTCCATGTCGGCGATCGCCCGGCCTTTCTCTCGGCGCTCAACCGGTGCCGTGCGAACAATGAACCGATATCGGTCGAATTCCGCCTGCGCCGGGGCGGCTCGAGCGACAATGCCTATTACGCCTGGGTTGAGATGCGCTGCCGGCCGATGCCCCAGACCGACGGCTTCGACCAGTCCGCTGTCGTTGCCATCACGCGCGACATCTCGCAACACAAGGAATACGAGGCGAATCTCCTGCGGGCGCGCGGCGAGGCCGAAGGCGCGAGCCGTGCGAAGAGCCAGTTCCTCGCCAGCATGAGCCATGAGCTGCGGACGCCGCTCAACGCCATCATCGGTTTCTCCGAGATTTTGGAGCGGGAGCTGTTCGGCAAGCTGGGTGAGAAGCGCTATCGCGATTACGCGCGCCTGATCCATGAAAGCGGTGAGCACCTGCTGGGTGTGGTCAACGGCATCCTCGACATGTCGAAGATCGAAGCGGGCAAGTTCTCCATCGTGCGGGAGCCCTTCTGCGTGGGCGACTTGGTGAAGTCGTGCTGCGACGTTCTGCGTCATACCGCCGAGACCAAGGGGCTGACGCTTACGACCCAGGTCGCGGACGGCTTGCCGGAACTTGCAGCGGACAAGCGCGCCTGCAAGCAAATGCTGCTCAACGTGATCTCGAATGCCGTCAAGTTCACCGAGAAAGGCGGTTGGGTCAGAGTTGCCGCCTCCGTCGAGGACGGGAACATGGTGTTTGCCGTGTCCGACAACGGCATCGGCATCGCCGAGAAGGATCTGCCGCGCCTTGGCAACCCATTCGTGCAGGCCGCGAGTTCTTATGACCGCAGCTACGAGGGCGCGGGCCTTGGCCTGTCCGTCGTGCGGGGGCTCGCGCAGCTGCATGGGGGATCGCTGGACCTCGAAAGTACGCTGGGCCAGGGCACGACCGTGCGTATCGTTCTGCCCCTCGAAGTTGAGGCAGAACCCCCGGCCAACGAAGAGCACGGGGCATCGGTGGCAGCTGCCTAA
- a CDS encoding peptidoglycan-binding domain-containing protein codes for MGVVTARLLFLAFLGMTATIIYNALYLQEHAPHGMADARSAGSGTTRVIGVEPPSPNVSADSSASTYEKTPDSGGGVAPVVTDLPAQPPGDGESLLVVRAIQRELSLRGYDVGTVDGQLSDKTRKAISAFQMREGLAITGLPSDDVLRQILLGDTIANSDATGSVPPADSIAAQSADDSTVLRVQQVLAELGYAPGIIDGQWGENTADAVSAFQQDRNMAVTGSITPELLAELQRVTGRDLTRTAASNR; via the coding sequence ATGGGCGTAGTCACAGCGCGGCTTCTGTTTTTGGCCTTTTTGGGCATGACCGCGACCATCATTTACAACGCTCTCTACCTGCAGGAGCACGCGCCGCACGGCATGGCCGATGCGAGATCAGCGGGCTCCGGCACCACCCGTGTGATCGGCGTCGAGCCACCGAGCCCGAATGTGAGTGCCGACAGCTCAGCCAGCACGTACGAGAAGACGCCGGACTCCGGTGGGGGCGTGGCACCGGTCGTGACCGACCTGCCGGCGCAGCCGCCCGGAGATGGGGAATCGCTGCTGGTCGTGCGGGCTATCCAGCGGGAGCTTTCGTTGCGCGGCTACGACGTGGGCACCGTCGACGGTCAATTGTCGGACAAGACCCGCAAAGCCATTTCCGCGTTTCAGATGCGCGAAGGGCTCGCCATCACCGGCCTGCCGAGCGACGACGTCCTGCGCCAGATTCTCCTCGGCGATACGATCGCCAACTCCGATGCGACCGGCTCGGTACCGCCGGCCGACAGCATTGCCGCGCAATCGGCCGACGACAGCACCGTCTTGCGCGTGCAGCAAGTGCTTGCCGAACTCGGTTACGCACCGGGGATCATTGACGGCCAATGGGGCGAAAATACTGCCGATGCCGTCAGTGCGTTTCAGCAGGACCGCAATATGGCCGTCACCGGCTCGATCACGCCGGAACTTCTCGCCGAGCTTCAGCGCGTGACGGGACGCGACCTCACCAGAACGGCGGCTAGCAACCGTTAG
- a CDS encoding DUF1491 family protein: MRLKSGIWVSAYLRRCAVENVPAVVVKRGHEEAGAIFIEVDRLDGTLNLYGPAPAGLSATEAERFWVACLGGDAADAPTVAAYLERQQEFDPDLWVIAVEDKEGRHFLGDALIAA; this comes from the coding sequence ATGCGTTTGAAGAGCGGGATCTGGGTCAGCGCCTACTTGCGCCGATGCGCCGTCGAGAATGTTCCGGCGGTCGTGGTCAAACGTGGCCACGAGGAAGCCGGCGCCATCTTCATTGAAGTCGACAGGCTGGACGGTACGCTCAATCTTTACGGGCCGGCGCCGGCCGGACTGTCCGCGACGGAGGCCGAGCGCTTCTGGGTGGCGTGTCTCGGAGGCGACGCCGCGGATGCGCCCACCGTCGCCGCCTATCTTGAGCGACAGCAGGAGTTCGACCCCGACCTCTGGGTGATCGCGGTCGAGGACAAAGAGGGGCGGCACTTCCTCGGCGATGCCCTGATCGCAGCCTAA
- a CDS encoding DUF1254 domain-containing protein, whose amino-acid sequence MRVRLPGLYIALAVVLAGLIHVVAVLTLPVLAPRDAHARLAALGPTNTIIQLPPLKPGQQVMPNMAPDVRYAMCLFDLSDGPVHLRANIPDELWLIAFYTPIGENFYTVVGADMKRGNVDLVVTTGDQSVADATGDSPEALENLLVVNSPANKGIALIRAPLAGPSRSFEAQRALEAAYCGQQRATAAPPAAATPLPAPAPSGL is encoded by the coding sequence ATGCGAGTAAGATTGCCGGGACTGTATATCGCCTTGGCCGTCGTGCTCGCCGGCCTCATTCACGTGGTCGCCGTACTGACGTTGCCCGTACTTGCGCCGCGCGACGCCCATGCCCGGCTTGCCGCTCTCGGTCCCACCAACACCATCATTCAGCTTCCGCCGCTGAAGCCCGGACAACAGGTCATGCCGAACATGGCGCCGGACGTGCGCTACGCCATGTGCCTCTTCGATCTTTCCGACGGGCCCGTGCACCTGCGCGCGAACATTCCCGACGAGCTCTGGCTCATCGCCTTCTACACGCCGATCGGCGAGAATTTCTATACGGTGGTTGGTGCCGACATGAAGCGCGGCAATGTGGACCTCGTCGTCACGACCGGTGATCAATCCGTCGCGGACGCGACGGGCGATTCCCCGGAGGCCCTCGAGAACCTGTTGGTGGTCAATTCACCGGCGAACAAGGGCATTGCCTTGATCCGCGCACCGTTGGCCGGTCCAAGCCGCAGCTTCGAAGCCCAGCGCGCCCTTGAGGCTGCCTATTGCGGACAGCAGAGGGCCACGGCGGCACCCCCCGCAGCGGCAACGCCCCTACCCGCACCGGCGCCTTCAGGCCTGTGA
- a CDS encoding DUF1214 domain-containing protein — translation MTALPDMPLSGAPTHNSLWRDEGGTSMRALGYFIGAFAVALLLGIGSAWYMIERGSMLTTTRVGPWTSWLSEGNPNADPYTRAHLARSGRLPLTSTAARYFVARTDSGGSHLSPQCEYRISGGPLNARWWSLALYDSQGSIIPNPSNRYSFNSEEAIRRSDGSYEIYLSKSARPGNWLPSGTDPYRDLKLLLRVYGPRETDANGIGQIPDESLPTIERVRCE, via the coding sequence GTGACAGCACTCCCCGACATGCCGCTCTCCGGAGCGCCGACGCATAACAGCCTTTGGCGCGACGAAGGCGGCACGTCCATGCGTGCGCTGGGCTACTTCATCGGCGCCTTTGCCGTCGCCCTGCTCTTAGGCATCGGATCGGCCTGGTACATGATCGAGCGTGGCTCCATGCTCACCACCACGCGCGTAGGACCGTGGACGAGTTGGCTCAGCGAAGGAAATCCCAACGCGGATCCGTACACGCGGGCCCATCTCGCCAGAAGCGGCCGCCTGCCACTGACGTCGACGGCGGCCCGGTATTTCGTGGCCCGCACGGACTCCGGTGGCAGCCACCTAAGTCCCCAATGCGAGTACCGCATCTCGGGCGGTCCCTTGAATGCCCGCTGGTGGTCGCTTGCGCTTTACGACTCGCAAGGGTCCATCATCCCCAATCCGTCCAACCGCTACAGCTTCAACAGTGAAGAAGCGATCCGCCGATCGGACGGGAGCTACGAAATTTATCTTTCGAAGAGCGCCCGCCCCGGCAACTGGCTGCCGAGCGGGACCGATCCGTACAGAGACCTCAAACTCCTGCTGCGCGTCTACGGCCCCCGCGAAACGGACGCCAACGGCATCGGGCAGATCCCCGATGAGAGCCTTCCAACGATCGAGCGTGTGCGATGCGAGTAA
- a CDS encoding transglycosylase domain-containing protein: MRDIQGNNRGKLIDWLKIDSWIDSGLYSALTGFRDWWGAYSSFFGRFEIKGFWRACNELVCDGLTLSVAGLLVVLAFALPSFEIAQGKINLSDEFSVTFLDRYGNEIGKRGLLRDDSVPLEEIPDHMIKATLATEDRRFFDHFGIDIMGTSRALIQNARADTVVQGGSSLTQQLAKNMFLSPERAITRKIKEAFIAIYLENHYTKPELLKLYFDRAYLGGGSYGVEAAAQYYFNKSIRDVTLAESAMLAGMFKAPTRYAPHVNLAASRARANEVLSNMVEAGYLSEGQVYGARLNPARIVERGDSNTPDYFLDWAFEEVQRIMGGRPNRIVVARTTVDLGLQKTAETAVEDTISKFGRSRNFNAGALVSMETNGAVRAMVGGKDYGVSQFNRAAHAYRQPGSSFKPYVYLSAIEHLGYTPNRRVVDGYVSCGRWSPKNYSGGYRGAMTLRTALAKSINTVAVKLSLEVDRQTVLDDLAKMGVKHLKKTCSMALGDNGMTPLEHVGAWGVFASGGLSIRPYGIEEISTIGGQLLYNHDRDDPKPTQIFKPEAVATLNNMLQTVVDAGTGRRARLDYTNAAGKTGTSSNYRDAWFMGFTGKYVTGVWYGNDNFSPMGRVTGGSFPAQTWKTFMDAAYDGDNIPTAPGVTPHPRQIAERQRIAAVMSQNTSADLPVPPPVDTSKDMSKATRQVLGNIATLLQKAPAVSPNGADRQSRATQPVGNKPKSNVASAEGTGVPQAVSNRNAERAARTASTDRQ; this comes from the coding sequence TTGCGGGATATCCAGGGCAATAATCGCGGCAAGCTGATTGATTGGCTGAAGATCGATTCGTGGATCGATTCGGGCCTTTATTCCGCGCTGACCGGCTTCCGCGATTGGTGGGGCGCCTACTCGTCCTTTTTCGGCCGCTTCGAGATCAAGGGGTTCTGGCGGGCCTGCAACGAGTTGGTTTGCGACGGCCTCACGCTGAGCGTGGCCGGCCTGCTCGTGGTCCTTGCCTTTGCGCTGCCCTCGTTCGAAATCGCCCAGGGCAAGATCAACCTGTCGGACGAGTTCAGCGTCACCTTCCTCGACCGCTACGGCAACGAGATCGGCAAGCGCGGCCTCCTGCGCGACGACTCCGTGCCGCTCGAGGAAATCCCCGATCACATGATCAAGGCGACCCTCGCCACCGAGGACCGGCGCTTCTTCGATCATTTCGGCATCGACATCATGGGCACCTCACGTGCCCTGATCCAAAACGCCCGCGCCGACACGGTCGTCCAGGGTGGTAGTTCGCTCACCCAGCAGCTCGCCAAGAACATGTTCCTGTCGCCTGAGCGCGCCATCACGAGAAAGATCAAAGAGGCGTTCATCGCCATCTACCTCGAGAACCACTACACCAAGCCGGAACTGCTCAAGCTCTATTTCGACCGCGCCTATCTCGGCGGCGGTTCCTATGGCGTCGAGGCTGCGGCGCAGTACTACTTCAACAAGTCCATCCGCGACGTCACCTTGGCGGAGTCGGCCATGCTCGCGGGCATGTTCAAGGCGCCTACCCGCTATGCGCCCCATGTCAATCTCGCCGCCTCGCGCGCGCGCGCCAACGAAGTGCTGAGCAACATGGTCGAAGCCGGCTATCTCAGCGAGGGGCAGGTCTATGGCGCCCGGCTGAACCCGGCACGCATCGTCGAGCGCGGCGACTCGAACACGCCGGACTACTTCCTCGACTGGGCCTTCGAGGAGGTCCAGCGGATCATGGGCGGACGCCCTAACCGCATCGTCGTGGCACGTACGACGGTTGACCTGGGACTTCAGAAAACGGCCGAGACAGCCGTCGAAGACACGATCTCGAAATTCGGCCGCTCCCGGAACTTCAACGCCGGCGCCCTCGTCTCCATGGAGACCAACGGCGCCGTGCGCGCCATGGTCGGCGGCAAGGACTATGGCGTCAGCCAGTTCAACCGCGCGGCGCATGCCTATCGGCAGCCGGGTTCCTCATTCAAACCTTACGTCTACTTGAGCGCGATCGAGCATCTCGGCTACACGCCCAACAGAAGGGTGGTCGACGGCTATGTGAGCTGCGGCCGCTGGTCGCCGAAGAACTATTCCGGCGGTTACCGTGGCGCCATGACCTTGCGGACGGCGCTCGCGAAGTCGATCAATACGGTGGCCGTGAAGCTCTCGCTGGAAGTGGACCGCCAGACAGTGCTCGATGATCTCGCCAAGATGGGCGTCAAGCATTTGAAGAAGACCTGCTCGATGGCGCTCGGCGACAACGGCATGACGCCGCTTGAGCATGTGGGCGCCTGGGGTGTCTTCGCATCCGGCGGGCTGTCCATTCGCCCGTACGGCATCGAAGAAATCAGCACCATCGGCGGTCAGCTTCTTTACAACCACGACCGGGACGATCCAAAGCCGACCCAGATCTTCAAGCCTGAGGCTGTCGCAACGCTCAACAACATGCTGCAGACGGTCGTCGATGCGGGAACCGGCCGCCGCGCACGGCTCGACTACACCAATGCCGCCGGCAAGACCGGAACGAGCTCCAACTATCGCGATGCGTGGTTCATGGGTTTCACCGGCAAGTACGTCACCGGCGTTTGGTACGGCAACGACAACTTCTCGCCCATGGGCCGCGTGACAGGCGGCAGCTTCCCTGCCCAGACCTGGAAGACGTTCATGGACGCCGCCTATGATGGCGACAACATCCCCACGGCCCCGGGCGTCACGCCGCATCCGCGGCAGATCGCCGAGCGACAGCGGATTGCCGCGGTCATGTCGCAAAACACCTCCGCCGACCTGCCGGTGCCGCCGCCGGTCGACACGTCCAAGGACATGTCGAAAGCGACACGCCAGGTTCTTGGCAATATCGCGACGCTTCTGCAAAAGGCTCCTGCCGTGTCGCCGAACGGTGCCGATCGTCAAAGCCGGGCGACCCAGCCCGTCGGCAACAAGCCAAAATCGAACGTAGCGTCGGCCGAGGGTACAGGCGTCCCGCAGGCGGTCTCTAATCGTAATGCGGAGCGGGCGGCGCGCACAGCCAGCACCGACCGTCAGTAA
- a CDS encoding RNA-binding protein, whose protein sequence is MPKEPRREKRPAGTIGAGVTVLKIAIGELAEAVDAATLSGEHVQKGGIARACCFTLEQGRELKARRCREVVQV, encoded by the coding sequence ATGCCAAAGGAGCCCAGACGCGAGAAGAGACCAGCCGGCACCATTGGCGCTGGTGTCACCGTCCTGAAGATAGCGATCGGCGAGCTTGCTGAGGCCGTCGACGCGGCTACGCTTTCAGGCGAGCATGTGCAGAAGGGCGGCATAGCACGTGCTTGCTGCTTCACACTCGAACAGGGTAGAGAGCTTAAGGCGAGGCGGTGCCGCGAGGTGGTCCAAGTATGA
- a CDS encoding DNA-packaging protein has product MRTDSAATLRAALRASSPETIERFLSRLSPDELTALHYDFEVWARDDQLPPVSSDDGVTEGGSSWTTWLMLGGRGAGKTRAGAEWVRAQARRASDARIALVGETLSDARAVMVEGVSGLLAVHPPGARPVFEPSKRQVRWESGAVAQLFSAEDPESLRGPQFSAAWCDELAKWRRPQETWDMLQFGLRLGEAPRQLVTTTPRPIPLIKALLVDARAIVTRVATAANAANLAPSFLETIVGRYRGTRLGRQELEAELLEDRPDALWPREIIERHRVGTPPPLSRVVVAVDPPASSGPRADACGIVVAGLGEDGRAYVLADATVQGVRPLDWARAVIAAFRRFEADRIVAEVNQGGELVETVLRQVDPAVPVRSVRAMRGKVLRAEPVAALYERACVSHVGALPALEDEMCDFGLDGLSGGESPDRVDALVWALTDLCLRGSAEPRVRTL; this is encoded by the coding sequence ATGCGGACAGACTCCGCCGCGACCTTGCGGGCCGCCTTGCGCGCATCCAGCCCGGAGACGATTGAGCGATTCCTTTCAAGGCTTTCGCCGGATGAGCTAACGGCGCTGCACTACGATTTCGAGGTCTGGGCGCGGGACGATCAGCTGCCGCCTGTGTCCTCCGATGACGGAGTGACAGAGGGCGGATCGTCTTGGACCACCTGGCTGATGCTGGGCGGGCGCGGGGCCGGCAAGACTCGGGCGGGCGCCGAATGGGTGCGCGCTCAAGCCCGCCGCGCATCCGATGCACGCATCGCCCTCGTCGGGGAAACGTTGTCGGATGCCCGCGCCGTGATGGTCGAAGGCGTCTCGGGTCTGCTGGCGGTGCATCCGCCGGGCGCCCGGCCCGTGTTCGAACCGTCCAAGCGGCAAGTGCGCTGGGAGAGTGGCGCCGTGGCGCAGCTCTTCTCGGCGGAGGACCCGGAGAGTTTGCGCGGGCCGCAATTCAGCGCGGCCTGGTGCGACGAGCTCGCCAAGTGGCGGCGGCCGCAAGAGACCTGGGACATGCTGCAGTTCGGTTTGCGTCTGGGGGAGGCCCCCCGGCAGCTGGTGACCACCACGCCGCGGCCGATCCCGTTGATCAAGGCGCTGCTCGTGGACGCGCGCGCGATCGTCACGCGCGTCGCGACCGCGGCCAACGCCGCGAACCTGGCGCCATCGTTTTTGGAGACCATTGTCGGACGCTATCGCGGCACGCGGCTTGGGCGGCAAGAGCTCGAGGCGGAACTGCTGGAAGACCGGCCGGACGCGCTGTGGCCGCGTGAGATCATCGAGCGGCACCGTGTTGGCACGCCGCCGCCGCTATCCCGTGTCGTCGTGGCGGTTGATCCACCGGCCAGTTCCGGCCCGCGCGCCGATGCGTGCGGGATCGTCGTCGCCGGTCTCGGAGAAGACGGACGCGCTTATGTGCTGGCGGACGCGACCGTGCAGGGCGTGCGGCCTCTCGACTGGGCGCGCGCTGTCATCGCCGCCTTCCGCCGCTTCGAGGCGGACCGCATCGTTGCCGAGGTGAATCAGGGCGGCGAACTGGTCGAGACTGTGTTGCGGCAGGTGGACCCGGCCGTACCGGTGCGGAGCGTGCGCGCCATGCGCGGCAAGGTACTGCGCGCCGAGCCTGTGGCCGCTCTTTACGAGCGCGCATGCGTGTCTCATGTCGGCGCGCTGCCCGCGCTCGAAGACGAGATGTGTGACTTCGGCCTCGATGGCTTGTCCGGCGGGGAAAGTCCCGACCGGGTCGACGCGCTGGTCTGGGCCCTGACGGATCTGTGTTTGCGCGGCAGCGCTGAGCCTCGCGTTCGCACTCTCTAG
- a CDS encoding phage portal protein, with protein MTTGLRAQLRRLFGLEAKASQTAKLIAWATGGHPVWTPRDYASLAREGFTKNPIVYRSVRMIAEAAASVPLYLFDGAKEIDEHPLLALLQRPNPMECGPDLLESFFGHLIVAGNAYLEAVAVDGTVRELHALRPDRMKVVPGPNGWPEAYEYAVSGQTMRFDQDGSRVRPILHMALFHPLNDHYGMSPLEPAAVGLDLHNAAGVWNKALLDNSACPSGALVYTAKDGQLSPEQYERLKTELEDGFAGAANAGRPLLLEGGLDWKAMGLSPRDMDFISAKHVAAREVALALGVPPMLLGIPGDNTYANYAEANRSFWRQTVLPLVARTAKALSAWLAPGFDLAAGPDAPALELKPDLDAVEALSTEREALWARVQASDFLTVNEKRAAVGYGAIEGGDTLSGAPPP; from the coding sequence ATGACAACGGGTTTACGGGCTCAGTTGAGGCGATTGTTCGGCCTCGAAGCCAAGGCGAGCCAGACGGCGAAGCTGATCGCCTGGGCCACGGGCGGGCATCCCGTGTGGACCCCGCGCGACTATGCGAGCCTGGCGCGCGAAGGCTTCACGAAGAACCCGATCGTCTATCGCTCCGTGCGCATGATCGCCGAGGCTGCGGCCTCCGTGCCGCTCTACCTTTTCGACGGGGCGAAGGAGATCGACGAGCATCCGCTGCTGGCGCTTCTGCAGCGGCCAAACCCGATGGAGTGCGGGCCCGATCTGCTCGAGTCCTTCTTCGGCCATCTGATCGTGGCGGGGAACGCATATCTGGAGGCCGTGGCGGTGGACGGTACCGTGCGCGAGCTGCACGCGCTCCGCCCCGACCGCATGAAGGTGGTGCCGGGTCCGAACGGCTGGCCCGAGGCGTATGAATACGCCGTCTCGGGGCAGACCATGCGTTTCGACCAGGATGGTTCGCGCGTTCGGCCCATCCTGCACATGGCGCTGTTCCATCCGCTCAACGACCATTACGGCATGAGCCCGCTGGAACCTGCCGCTGTCGGTCTCGATCTGCACAACGCCGCCGGCGTCTGGAACAAGGCGCTGCTCGACAACTCCGCCTGCCCCTCGGGCGCGCTGGTCTATACCGCCAAAGACGGGCAGCTTTCACCGGAGCAATACGAGCGGCTGAAGACCGAACTCGAGGACGGTTTCGCCGGCGCGGCCAATGCCGGCCGGCCGTTACTGCTGGAAGGCGGGCTTGACTGGAAGGCCATGGGGCTCAGTCCCCGTGACATGGATTTCATCTCGGCGAAGCACGTGGCCGCGCGGGAGGTGGCCCTGGCACTGGGTGTGCCGCCCATGCTGCTCGGCATTCCCGGCGATAACACCTATGCGAACTATGCGGAGGCCAACCGCTCCTTCTGGCGCCAGACCGTGCTGCCGCTGGTGGCCCGGACGGCGAAGGCCCTGTCGGCCTGGCTCGCGCCGGGCTTCGACCTTGCAGCTGGACCGGACGCGCCGGCGCTGGAACTGAAGCCAGATCTCGACGCGGTGGAGGCGCTCTCCACGGAACGCGAGGCCCTGTGGGCGCGCGTGCAAGCCTCAGACTTTTTGACCGTCAACGAAAAGCGCGCGGCCGTCGGCTATGGCGCCATCGAAGGTGGCGATACGTTGTCCGGCGCGCCGCCGCCCTAA
- a CDS encoding HK97 family phage prohead protease has protein sequence MLQRFGELAPEREVKFAPVNLQTVEADGTFSGYASVFGQVDLGQDLVMPRAFRESLATRGARGVKLLFQHDPNEPIGVWLELAEDARGLFAKGRLVPEVTRAREVLSLMRAGALDGLSIGFRTVQGRTDPASGVRRLDKIDLWEISVVTFPMLPDARVSAVKRQAAVPRDARPQFRAPDNLPAFARALRRGAKRLRGS, from the coding sequence ATGCTGCAACGCTTTGGCGAGCTCGCGCCGGAGCGCGAGGTCAAGTTCGCGCCCGTCAACCTGCAGACCGTCGAAGCGGACGGCACGTTCTCCGGCTATGCGAGCGTGTTCGGCCAGGTGGATCTCGGCCAGGATCTCGTCATGCCGCGCGCGTTCCGGGAGAGCCTCGCCACGCGCGGCGCCCGTGGGGTCAAGCTGCTGTTTCAGCACGATCCCAACGAGCCCATCGGCGTGTGGCTGGAGCTGGCCGAGGATGCGCGCGGTCTGTTCGCCAAGGGCCGCTTGGTGCCCGAGGTGACGCGCGCCCGCGAGGTGCTGTCCTTGATGCGGGCCGGCGCGCTCGACGGGCTTTCCATAGGCTTCCGCACCGTGCAGGGGCGCACGGACCCGGCGAGCGGCGTGCGCCGTCTCGACAAGATCGATCTGTGGGAAATCTCCGTGGTGACGTTTCCCATGCTGCCGGACGCGCGCGTGAGCGCCGTGAAACGGCAAGCGGCTGTCCCACGTGATGCGCGTCCGCAGTTTAGGGCGCCCGACAATCTGCCCGCCTTCGCCCGGGCCTTGCGGCGTGGGGCAAAGCGCTTGCGCGGATCCTAA
- a CDS encoding SDR family NAD(P)-dependent oxidoreductase, with the protein MFDFKDKVVLITGAAQGFGRVLAEAFAERGAKLALCDINDSGGEETLASVKTIGADGFYSHADISSEADVARFVAETVTSFGRLDIAINNASKEISGPTLDLPSEDFGTVIDTNLKGTYYCLKHEVAQMRKNGGGAIVNQASVTSSMTGVPDNGLYAATKGGIIGLTKSAALQVAAENISINAIATCAFDIPNDMFLRWIDDHKVSRKDAEGWLPIKRLGKPEEIAAATLYLASDEARFAVGSVLTVDGGWTAQ; encoded by the coding sequence ATGTTCGATTTCAAAGACAAGGTCGTCTTGATCACCGGTGCGGCGCAAGGCTTCGGTCGCGTGCTGGCGGAGGCCTTCGCCGAGCGTGGCGCGAAGCTCGCTTTGTGCGACATCAACGATTCCGGCGGCGAGGAGACGCTGGCCTCGGTCAAGACGATCGGTGCCGACGGCTTCTACAGCCACGCCGACATTTCGAGCGAAGCCGATGTGGCGCGTTTCGTGGCCGAGACCGTCACGAGCTTCGGCCGGCTCGACATCGCCATCAACAATGCGTCGAAGGAGATCTCCGGCCCGACACTCGATCTGCCGTCGGAGGATTTCGGCACGGTGATCGACACCAATCTGAAGGGCACCTATTACTGCCTGAAGCACGAGGTCGCGCAGATGCGCAAGAACGGCGGCGGGGCCATCGTCAACCAGGCCTCGGTGACCAGCAGCATGACCGGCGTCCCCGACAACGGCCTGTATGCGGCGACCAAGGGCGGCATCATCGGGCTGACCAAATCCGCCGCGCTGCAAGTGGCGGCCGAGAACATCTCGATCAACGCGATTGCGACCTGCGCCTTCGACATACCGAACGACATGTTTTTGCGCTGGATCGACGATCACAAAGTGAGTCGGAAGGACGCCGAAGGCTGGCTGCCCATCAAGCGGCTGGGCAAGCCCGAGGAGATCGCGGCGGCGACGCTCTATCTTGCTTCCGACGAGGCGCGCTTCGCGGTCGGCTCGGTGCTGACCGTCGACGGCGGCTGGACCGCGCAGTAG